Proteins co-encoded in one Haladaptatus sp. ZSTT2 genomic window:
- a CDS encoding basic amino acid ABC transporter substrate-binding protein, with product MDRKFSSDIDRRSYLKLVGAGGAVGMMGTAGCLGGGDGGDGETTTTEGGETGTENGGNGDMEVTEIVPGTAPGFAPFEFKEGDKLVGFDIDLTTAVVENMEGYELGEWKEFEFSSLIPALTSENIDLIAAAMTINDERKQTISFSDPYYEADQSVLVRTDGEFSPGSLDDLNGHPVGAQKGTTGESIVQEQVPDATYRAYDNYVLAVRDLENGNVDAVVLDKPVAENFASQSAVEVAFVEETGEKYGLGMRQDSEFIDALNEGLAAVKEDGTYEEIVNKWFGQE from the coding sequence ATGGATCGCAAGTTTAGCAGTGACATAGACCGCCGCTCCTACCTGAAGCTCGTCGGAGCCGGTGGCGCAGTCGGAATGATGGGAACCGCAGGCTGCCTCGGAGGCGGCGATGGCGGTGACGGCGAAACGACCACGACCGAAGGCGGAGAGACCGGCACCGAAAACGGTGGCAACGGCGACATGGAAGTCACCGAAATCGTCCCCGGTACCGCGCCCGGCTTCGCACCGTTCGAGTTCAAAGAAGGCGACAAACTCGTCGGCTTCGACATCGACCTGACCACCGCAGTCGTCGAGAACATGGAGGGCTACGAACTCGGCGAGTGGAAGGAGTTCGAGTTCTCCTCGCTCATCCCGGCGCTCACGAGCGAGAACATCGACCTCATCGCCGCGGCGATGACCATCAACGACGAACGCAAGCAGACCATCTCGTTTTCAGACCCCTACTACGAGGCAGACCAGTCCGTCCTCGTCCGCACCGACGGCGAGTTCTCGCCGGGGTCGCTCGACGACCTGAACGGCCACCCGGTCGGGGCACAGAAAGGGACGACAGGCGAGTCGATCGTCCAAGAACAAGTTCCGGACGCGACCTACCGCGCCTACGACAACTACGTCCTCGCCGTGCGCGACCTTGAGAACGGCAACGTCGATGCCGTCGTGCTCGACAAGCCGGTCGCCGAAAACTTCGCCTCACAGAGTGCCGTCGAAGTCGCATTCGTCGAAGAGACGGGCGAGAAGTACGGCCTCGGCATGCGTCAGGATTCGGAGTTCATCGACGCGCTCAACGAGGGCCTCGCTGCCGTCAAAGAAGACGGCACGTACGAGGAAATCGTTAACAAGTGGTTCGGCCAAGAATAA
- a CDS encoding COX15/CtaA family protein — MNLRYRHLAAVTAGLTYILILLGVYTSLMGAGASCSLQWPLCDGGVLPQTAAGWIEWTHRLVAMITGFFILGTAYGAWKHNRDPRLKKATAIATVFLPTQILLGAVTVKGYIWFGSIQHLIVLAHHATAMIIFAATVATTAWAYSAARSEATTSLSHSSTPADD, encoded by the coding sequence ATGAACCTCCGTTACCGGCACCTCGCCGCCGTAACCGCGGGGCTGACGTACATCCTCATCCTGCTCGGTGTGTACACGAGTTTGATGGGCGCAGGAGCATCGTGTAGCCTACAGTGGCCGCTCTGTGACGGCGGCGTTCTGCCCCAGACCGCAGCTGGCTGGATTGAATGGACCCACCGCCTCGTTGCGATGATAACCGGCTTTTTCATCCTCGGAACGGCCTACGGCGCGTGGAAACACAACCGTGACCCGCGCCTGAAGAAGGCGACGGCCATCGCGACCGTGTTCCTCCCAACCCAGATTCTGCTCGGCGCGGTCACCGTGAAGGGCTACATCTGGTTCGGGAGCATCCAGCACCTCATCGTGCTGGCTCACCACGCGACGGCCATGATTATCTTCGCGGCAACGGTTGCCACGACGGCGTGGGCGTATTCGGCCGCGCGGAGTGAGGCCACGACTTCCCTGTCTCACAGTTCGACGCCTGCGGACGACTAA
- a CDS encoding DUF7544 domain-containing protein gives MSWYAIEDIEDALTATRQFLFPFDLRKWLKLAIIVFFIGGVGGGGGGTNFTVPSGDTPSDFPPIQEPANVVVLILVVVAVLLLIGLLFAIASSVFQFVFVDAVRSEEVHIRAPFRRWFGKGVRLFVFSFLLFLLILAPIFGVGAVFLFAVTPLLLLFLLPFLFIVAILLAITLSLTTDFVVPVMMHENLGVLAGWRRFWPVLREQWKQYGVYVVLRWLLGIAGGILVAIALAVVFVPVLGIGALLGFGLFAGAGGVTNAVIAFLVVLAIPIGLLLLIYALFVQVPVTTFFRYYALFVLGDSAPEFDLIPDQRRAVRADGEGDPTELSEDAAEDTDEPTDDDR, from the coding sequence ATGTCGTGGTATGCAATAGAAGACATCGAGGATGCGTTGACCGCGACGCGACAGTTCCTCTTTCCGTTTGACCTGCGAAAATGGCTGAAACTCGCCATCATCGTCTTTTTCATCGGCGGTGTCGGTGGCGGCGGCGGTGGTACCAACTTCACAGTGCCGTCGGGTGACACACCAAGCGACTTCCCGCCGATTCAAGAGCCAGCGAACGTCGTTGTGCTCATACTGGTCGTGGTCGCCGTCTTGCTCCTCATCGGGCTGTTGTTCGCCATCGCGAGTTCGGTCTTCCAGTTCGTGTTCGTAGACGCGGTGCGCAGCGAGGAAGTGCACATCCGCGCTCCGTTCCGCCGCTGGTTTGGCAAAGGCGTACGCCTGTTCGTGTTCAGCTTCTTGCTGTTCTTGCTCATCCTCGCGCCGATTTTCGGGGTTGGTGCCGTCTTCCTCTTCGCAGTCACGCCGCTACTCTTGCTCTTTTTATTGCCCTTCCTGTTCATCGTGGCGATTTTACTAGCAATTACGCTCAGCCTGACCACCGACTTCGTCGTCCCTGTGATGATGCACGAAAACCTCGGCGTCCTTGCCGGGTGGCGACGGTTCTGGCCAGTGCTCCGCGAGCAATGGAAACAGTACGGCGTCTATGTCGTGCTTCGCTGGCTGCTCGGCATCGCCGGAGGCATCCTCGTCGCAATCGCCCTTGCGGTCGTGTTCGTGCCAGTGCTCGGCATCGGAGCCCTGTTGGGCTTCGGGCTGTTCGCAGGCGCAGGCGGGGTGACGAACGCCGTCATTGCCTTCCTCGTCGTGCTCGCCATTCCGATTGGCCTGCTCTTGCTCATCTACGCGCTGTTCGTGCAAGTGCCGGTGACGACGTTCTTCCGGTACTACGCGCTGTTCGTCCTCGGTGACTCAGCGCCAGAGTTCGACCTCATCCCCGACCAACGCCGGGCGGTGCGCGCAGACGGCGAGGGCGACCCAACGGAACTGAGCGAGGACGCAGCCGAAGACACGGACGAACCGACAGACGACGACCGGTAA
- a CDS encoding NADP-dependent malic enzyme produces the protein MGLDEDSLAYHKRDPPGKIEISTTKPTNTQRDLSLAYSPGVAAPCLAIEENPDDAYTYTAKGNMVGVISNGSAVLGLGDIGAQASKPVMEGKGVLFKRFADIDVFDIELDLDDPEAIIASVKAMEPTFGGINLEDIKAPECFTIEERLREQMNIPVFHDDQHGTAIISGAALLNASDVVDKDLDELDIVFSGAGASAIATARFYVSLGAKRENITMCDSSGIITKQRADEGDVNKYKQQFARDVPEGDLADAMEGADVFAGLSIGGIVSQEMVQSMASDPVIFAMANPDPEITYEDAKSARDDMVIMATGRSDYPNQVNNVLGFPFIFRGALDVRASEINEEMKIAAAKALARLARQDVPDAVVKAYGDQPIQFGPDYIIPKPVDPRVLFEVAPAVAKAAIDSGASRIELDIDHYVEKLEARLGKSREMMRVVLNKAKLDPKRVVLAEGDDEKMVRAAYQLIEQGIAEPILIGDRDRIWETSQRLGLEFEPEIVDPDKSNLDAYADRLYELRRRKGVTRREADELITDGNYLGSVLVEMGDADAMLTGLTHHYPSALRPPLQVVGTAENAKYAAGVYMLTFKNRVIFCVDTTVNLDPTEEVLAEITKHTATLARRFNVEPRAALLSYSNFGSVDNEGTAKVRRAARTLRTDPAADFPVDGEMQADTAVVKSILDGTYEFSDLKKSANVLVFPNLEAGNIAYKLLQRLGGAEAIGPMLVGMDKPVHVLQRGDEVKDIVNLASVAVVDAQENN, from the coding sequence ATGGGACTTGATGAAGATTCTCTCGCATACCACAAGCGCGACCCGCCCGGCAAAATCGAGATTTCGACGACGAAACCGACAAACACCCAGCGCGACCTGAGTCTGGCGTACTCGCCGGGCGTGGCCGCGCCGTGTCTTGCAATCGAAGAAAACCCGGACGACGCCTACACCTACACCGCGAAGGGCAACATGGTGGGCGTCATCTCGAATGGGTCTGCGGTGCTCGGCCTCGGCGACATCGGCGCACAAGCCTCGAAACCCGTGATGGAAGGAAAGGGCGTGCTGTTCAAACGCTTTGCCGACATCGACGTCTTCGACATCGAACTCGACCTTGATGACCCGGAAGCCATCATCGCGTCGGTGAAGGCCATGGAACCAACCTTCGGGGGCATCAACTTAGAGGACATCAAGGCCCCCGAGTGTTTCACCATCGAAGAGCGACTCCGAGAGCAGATGAACATCCCCGTGTTCCACGACGACCAACACGGCACCGCCATCATCTCCGGGGCCGCCCTGCTCAATGCGTCAGACGTCGTTGACAAAGACCTCGACGAACTCGACATCGTGTTCTCGGGTGCCGGGGCAAGCGCCATCGCAACCGCTCGCTTTTACGTCTCGCTCGGCGCGAAGCGCGAGAACATCACGATGTGTGACTCCTCGGGCATCATCACGAAACAGCGCGCAGACGAAGGCGATGTCAACAAATACAAACAGCAGTTCGCCCGCGACGTGCCGGAAGGTGACCTCGCAGACGCGATGGAAGGCGCGGATGTGTTCGCAGGCCTCTCCATCGGCGGCATCGTGAGCCAAGAGATGGTTCAGTCGATGGCGTCAGACCCGGTTATCTTCGCCATGGCGAACCCCGACCCAGAAATCACCTACGAGGACGCGAAAAGCGCCCGCGACGACATGGTTATCATGGCGACGGGGCGCTCTGACTACCCGAATCAGGTGAACAACGTCCTCGGCTTCCCGTTCATCTTCCGGGGCGCACTCGACGTGCGCGCAAGCGAGATTAACGAGGAGATGAAGATTGCCGCCGCAAAGGCGCTCGCCCGTCTCGCGCGCCAAGACGTGCCTGATGCGGTCGTCAAAGCGTACGGCGACCAGCCGATTCAGTTCGGCCCTGACTACATCATCCCGAAACCGGTCGACCCGCGCGTCCTGTTCGAAGTCGCCCCGGCCGTTGCGAAGGCAGCCATCGACTCCGGTGCCTCGCGTATCGAACTCGACATCGACCACTACGTCGAAAAGCTCGAAGCGCGCCTCGGGAAATCCCGTGAGATGATGCGCGTCGTCCTCAACAAGGCAAAGCTCGACCCAAAGCGCGTCGTGCTCGCGGAAGGCGACGACGAGAAGATGGTGCGCGCGGCCTACCAGCTCATAGAACAGGGCATCGCAGAGCCAATTTTGATTGGCGACCGCGACCGTATCTGGGAGACCTCCCAGCGCCTCGGCCTCGAATTCGAGCCGGAAATCGTCGACCCAGACAAGAGCAACTTAGACGCCTACGCAGACCGGCTGTACGAACTCAGGCGGCGCAAAGGCGTCACCCGCCGCGAGGCTGACGAACTCATCACCGACGGCAACTACCTCGGCAGCGTGCTCGTGGAGATGGGTGACGCAGACGCGATGCTCACGGGCCTCACGCACCACTATCCTTCCGCCCTACGCCCGCCCCTGCAGGTTGTCGGAACCGCGGAGAACGCCAAGTACGCCGCTGGGGTGTACATGCTCACCTTCAAAAACCGCGTCATCTTCTGCGTGGACACGACGGTCAACTTAGACCCGACCGAGGAGGTGCTCGCGGAGATTACGAAACACACCGCGACCCTCGCCCGCCGGTTCAACGTCGAGCCACGCGCCGCGTTGCTCTCCTACTCGAACTTCGGGTCGGTGGACAACGAAGGAACCGCGAAGGTTCGACGTGCCGCCCGCACGCTGCGGACTGACCCGGCTGCGGACTTCCCCGTTGACGGCGAGATGCAGGCGGACACCGCCGTCGTCAAGAGCATCCTCGACGGTACCTACGAGTTCTCCGACCTGAAGAAATCGGCGAACGTGCTCGTGTTCCCGAACCTTGAGGCGGGGAACATCGCGTACAAACTCCTCCAGCGCCTCGGCGGCGCAGAGGCGATTGGGCCGATGCTCGTTGGGATGGACAAGCCCGTCCACGTCCTCCAGCGCGGCGACGAGGTCAAGGACATCGTGAATCTTGCGTCCGTCGCGGTCGTGGACGCCCAAGAGAACAACTAA
- a CDS encoding DUF1684 domain-containing protein, with translation MSTVEDLVEQRTHKDEFFKNHPHSPIPYDQREGFRGLSYYDPNPDLRFVVPLSEHAEKEEFLLETSTEGVRQYIRWGEFRIEIDGEQVVIQAYRADEHELRLFIPFRDRTSGSETYGGGRYLDLEETDREGEAWILDFNLAYNPYCAYSEAYECPLPPGENWLQVPIEAGEKNYEPN, from the coding sequence ATGAGTACTGTAGAAGACCTCGTCGAACAGCGCACCCACAAAGACGAGTTTTTCAAGAATCATCCGCATTCGCCGATTCCCTACGACCAACGCGAGGGGTTTCGTGGTCTGTCGTACTACGACCCGAACCCCGATTTGCGGTTTGTCGTCCCGCTTTCGGAACACGCGGAGAAGGAAGAATTCCTCCTCGAAACGAGTACCGAAGGGGTTCGGCAGTATATCCGGTGGGGCGAGTTCCGCATCGAAATCGACGGCGAGCAAGTCGTGATTCAGGCGTACCGCGCCGACGAACACGAGCTGCGGCTGTTCATCCCCTTCCGCGACCGAACCAGCGGGTCTGAAACTTACGGCGGCGGCCGCTATCTCGACTTAGAGGAGACAGACCGCGAGGGCGAGGCGTGGATACTCGATTTCAACCTCGCGTACAACCCGTACTGTGCGTACTCAGAAGCCTACGAATGCCCGCTGCCGCCGGGTGAAAACTGGCTCCAGGTGCCAATCGAAGCGGGCGAAAAGAACTACGAGCCGAATTAG
- a CDS encoding ribonuclease H: MAVYGRRTLRNLFDDSPTPHIAHPPRTHHRHFYVATDGSYRESGGGLGVVIETHDGERVARLSVPDSPPDNNVAEYRALHLGLDVLATRAPPTARVGVLIDHENLAANVNTATILAQDTDWLPNHQFTIPANAEHHWRGIRARICGFAELRAAQISSGENPAHSLANAPDQYSHVNRERARCVLPQPFDVPQSPSETGVPPPSRADRHAGD, from the coding sequence ATGGCCGTGTACGGCCGACGCACCCTTCGTAACCTGTTCGACGATTCGCCCACGCCGCACATCGCACACCCCCCTCGCACTCACCATCGCCATTTTTACGTAGCGACGGATGGGTCGTACCGGGAGTCCGGTGGCGGGTTGGGCGTCGTCATTGAAACGCACGACGGTGAACGAGTGGCTCGGCTTTCAGTGCCGGATTCGCCACCTGATAACAACGTCGCAGAGTACCGGGCGTTACACCTCGGTCTCGACGTGCTCGCCACACGCGCACCACCGACCGCGCGCGTCGGCGTCCTCATTGACCACGAGAACCTCGCGGCGAACGTGAACACGGCGACCATTCTGGCGCAGGATACAGACTGGCTCCCGAACCATCAGTTCACCATTCCGGCGAACGCAGAACACCACTGGCGCGGGATTCGCGCCCGTATCTGCGGGTTCGCAGAGCTCAGAGCCGCACAGATTTCCTCGGGAGAGAATCCGGCCCACTCGCTTGCGAACGCGCCAGACCAGTACAGTCACGTAAACCGCGAGCGGGCGCGGTGTGTGCTTCCACAACCGTTCGACGTGCCACAGTCACCGAGCGAGACGGGCGTTCCGCCGCCGTCGCGAGCAGACCGCCACGCTGGTGACTAA
- a CDS encoding CBS domain-containing protein — MALFARDIMTTPVETVSPDDEVSDVLTRLARASFNGFPVVDDENHVVGIVTQGDLVHIFQPSDRTLWIPIGLPPFIESQTYGFDLSWKDVDVNIDLAKNARKPIKDVMTEDVVTVTPDDDLATILDLVTDEERDINRLPVVEADVLVGIITRDDILAALRGERVA; from the coding sequence ATGGCACTCTTCGCACGCGACATCATGACCACGCCCGTCGAAACCGTCTCACCCGACGACGAGGTGAGCGACGTACTGACCCGACTGGCGCGGGCTTCATTCAACGGCTTTCCCGTCGTCGATGACGAGAATCACGTCGTGGGCATCGTCACCCAAGGCGACCTCGTTCACATCTTCCAGCCGTCGGACCGGACGCTCTGGATTCCGATTGGCCTGCCGCCGTTTATCGAAAGCCAGACCTACGGCTTCGACCTCTCGTGGAAGGACGTGGACGTGAACATTGACCTCGCAAAGAACGCGCGAAAACCCATCAAAGACGTGATGACCGAAGACGTGGTGACGGTCACCCCGGACGACGACTTGGCCACGATTCTCGACCTCGTAACCGACGAGGAGCGCGACATCAATCGCTTGCCCGTCGTCGAAGCCGACGTGCTCGTCGGCATCATCACCCGCGACGACATCCTCGCTGCGCTTCGCGGCGAACGCGTTGCCTAA
- a CDS encoding DMT family transporter translates to MRYRNLLLFVFLAAIWGSAFMAIKAGLEFFPPVLFAALRYDIAAVFMLAYAVYVTDHWLPRTRSEWWLVTVGAVLMIAGYHIFLFVGETQTTSAAAAVIISLSPILTTTFARALLPSQRLTAAGVAGMVIALLGVAILARPDPANLLTEDVVAKGLVFLAALSFSFGSVLTRRIDARLPIETMEAWSMLGGALLMHAVSLALPNESLGDIVWTNEGLLALAYLSVVASAIGFLIYFDLLERLGPVEINLVSYVAPIFAALSGFLFLQEGLDQYTVAGFLVIFTGFLLLKGRDIRTELLGTAQSDGSTD, encoded by the coding sequence GTGCGCTATCGGAATCTACTCCTGTTCGTGTTCCTCGCCGCCATCTGGGGGTCTGCGTTCATGGCCATCAAGGCAGGGCTGGAATTCTTCCCGCCCGTGCTGTTCGCCGCCCTCCGCTACGATATCGCGGCGGTGTTCATGCTCGCCTACGCCGTCTACGTGACCGACCACTGGCTGCCCCGCACGCGAAGCGAATGGTGGCTCGTCACCGTCGGGGCCGTCTTGATGATTGCTGGCTACCACATCTTCCTGTTCGTCGGTGAAACCCAGACGACGAGCGCGGCGGCCGCCGTCATCATCAGCCTCTCGCCAATTTTGACCACGACGTTCGCCCGCGCGCTCTTGCCCAGCCAGCGACTCACCGCCGCCGGCGTCGCGGGCATGGTCATCGCGCTCCTCGGCGTCGCCATCCTCGCCCGGCCCGACCCCGCGAACCTCCTCACCGAGGACGTGGTCGCAAAGGGACTGGTATTCCTCGCCGCGCTCTCGTTTTCGTTCGGTAGCGTGCTGACCCGGCGCATTGACGCCCGCCTGCCAATCGAAACGATGGAGGCGTGGTCGATGCTCGGCGGGGCGCTGCTCATGCACGCCGTGAGTCTCGCCCTCCCGAACGAGTCGCTCGGAGACATCGTCTGGACGAACGAGGGGCTGCTCGCGCTTGCCTACCTCTCGGTCGTGGCGAGTGCGATTGGCTTTCTCATCTACTTCGACCTGTTAGAACGCCTCGGCCCCGTCGAAATCAACCTCGTCTCCTACGTCGCGCCCATCTTCGCGGCGCTCAGCGGCTTCCTGTTCTTACAGGAAGGGCTTGACCAGTACACCGTCGCTGGCTTCCTCGTCATCTTCACCGGCTTTCTCCTGCTCAAAGGCCGTGACATTCGCACGGAACTGTTGGGGACTGCCCAGAGCGACGGCTCGACTGATTAA
- a CDS encoding GerW family sporulation protein, with translation MDAQPIQTLVEQLRSSASVTAVYGNPVEHADKTVIPVARIAYGFGGGYGQSDSATGAIDSDKRAGDEEESIDSEERTDGATSTETTASEADGEGAGFGGGVAAMPIGVVEITDTDTRFIRFSDRKHTARTILLGIFIGLLLSRSLRRRD, from the coding sequence ATGGACGCACAACCGATTCAGACACTGGTCGAGCAACTGCGCTCGTCTGCGAGCGTGACCGCCGTCTACGGCAACCCAGTCGAACACGCGGATAAGACGGTGATTCCGGTTGCGCGCATCGCCTATGGCTTCGGTGGCGGGTACGGGCAGAGCGACAGTGCGACCGGAGCGATTGACAGTGACAAAAGAGCGGGAGACGAAGAAGAGTCAATAGACAGCGAGGAGAGAACGGACGGAGCGACCAGTACGGAGACCACAGCAAGCGAGGCAGATGGCGAAGGTGCCGGATTTGGCGGGGGTGTCGCGGCGATGCCCATTGGCGTCGTCGAAATCACCGATACGGACACGCGATTCATTCGATTCAGCGACCGAAAACACACCGCGAGAACCATTCTTCTCGGGATATTCATAGGACTCCTGCTCAGCCGCAGTCTGCGACGGCGCGATTAA
- a CDS encoding aldo/keto reductase, translated as MALDFVPLGRTGLQVSELAFGTWRFGRENDQGDIEVDADRAHELLDAYEAHGGRFIDTADIYGDGRAEEYIGDWLAGRDREEFVIASKVYWPTRADPNGRGLNRKHLRKEIDRILERLGTSFVDILYIHRWDDDTPPEQFMRTLNGLVEAGKVNHLGTSTFEPNAWKVTRANEIADRRGYEPFTVAQPRYNLVNREIEGNYLEMASYYDLAVVPWSPLAGGFLSGKYKRTEEPPAGTRGATDSQFADTYLTSANFDVMEEVEEVSREVGASPAAVSLSWLLHHDAVTAPIIGARTVEQLEENLAATDLALSRDQFERLANAK; from the coding sequence ATGGCTCTCGATTTCGTCCCGCTTGGCCGCACTGGTCTCCAAGTCTCTGAACTCGCCTTTGGCACCTGGCGGTTCGGCCGCGAGAACGACCAGGGCGACATCGAAGTTGACGCAGACCGTGCACACGAACTTTTAGACGCCTACGAAGCACACGGCGGTCGCTTCATCGACACTGCAGACATCTACGGCGACGGCCGCGCAGAGGAGTACATCGGTGACTGGCTCGCCGGGCGCGACCGCGAGGAGTTCGTCATCGCTTCGAAGGTGTACTGGCCAACGCGCGCCGACCCGAACGGCCGCGGACTGAACCGCAAGCACCTCAGGAAGGAAATTGACCGCATCTTAGAACGACTCGGCACCAGTTTCGTCGACATTCTGTACATCCACCGCTGGGACGACGACACCCCGCCAGAGCAGTTCATGCGAACCCTGAACGGCCTCGTCGAAGCCGGGAAGGTGAACCACCTCGGCACCTCGACGTTCGAGCCGAACGCGTGGAAAGTCACCCGCGCGAACGAGATTGCGGACCGCCGCGGCTACGAACCGTTCACCGTCGCCCAGCCACGCTACAACCTCGTCAACCGCGAAATCGAAGGCAACTATCTGGAGATGGCGAGCTACTACGACCTCGCCGTCGTGCCGTGGAGTCCCCTCGCCGGTGGCTTCCTCTCGGGGAAGTACAAACGCACCGAGGAACCGCCTGCGGGAACACGCGGTGCGACTGACTCGCAGTTCGCAGACACCTACCTCACGAGCGCGAACTTCGACGTGATGGAGGAGGTAGAGGAGGTCTCCCGCGAAGTCGGCGCGTCGCCCGCCGCCGTGAGCCTCTCGTGGCTGCTCCATCACGACGCGGTGACGGCTCCGATTATCGGCGCGCGCACGGTCGAACAGCTAGAAGAGAACCTCGCCGCAACCGACCTTGCGCTGTCGCGCGACCAGTTCGAGCGGCTGGCGAACGCGAAATAA
- a CDS encoding DUF7543 family protein: protein MSWAEGTPIGDKREWRRDDDYATISLRQTRGGNWAVSFDRLIQAPEGEAYKHELVETEREALELVGEWQAMYDV, encoded by the coding sequence ATGAGCTGGGCAGAAGGCACACCGATTGGCGACAAACGCGAATGGCGACGCGACGACGACTACGCGACCATCAGCCTGCGCCAGACGCGGGGTGGCAACTGGGCCGTCTCGTTCGACCGACTGATTCAGGCCCCAGAAGGCGAGGCGTACAAACACGAACTCGTCGAAACGGAACGCGAGGCGCTCGAACTCGTCGGTGAGTGGCAAGCGATGTACGACGTATAA
- a CDS encoding arsinothricin resistance N-acetyltransferase ArsN1 family B: protein MHIRLATPDDAPGIRTIYAPMVRETTVSFETEPPTEAELSNRIEETLPSHPWLVCEGEDGSILGYAYAGMHNYRDAYQWTVNVSVYIHEDVRGQGLGRRLYEALFAVLHEQGFVSAFAIITVPNEPSVALHEAFGFERVGVITEAGYKHGRWNDVEWWKLRLSEPSDTPEPPRSLDQLPAADLKRALAS from the coding sequence ATGCACATACGCCTCGCCACGCCGGATGATGCGCCGGGGATTCGCACCATCTACGCGCCCATGGTGCGCGAGACGACGGTCTCGTTCGAGACAGAGCCGCCCACGGAAGCAGAACTCAGCAACCGAATCGAGGAGACACTGCCGAGCCATCCGTGGCTCGTCTGTGAGGGCGAAGACGGTTCCATTCTCGGCTACGCCTACGCGGGTATGCACAACTACCGCGACGCCTACCAGTGGACGGTGAACGTCTCCGTCTATATCCACGAGGACGTTCGCGGTCAGGGGCTTGGCCGCAGGCTCTACGAGGCGCTGTTTGCCGTTCTCCACGAGCAAGGATTCGTCTCTGCGTTCGCCATCATCACCGTCCCGAACGAGCCGAGCGTCGCCCTCCACGAGGCGTTCGGCTTCGAGCGCGTTGGCGTCATCACGGAGGCGGGCTACAAACACGGTCGCTGGAACGACGTTGAATGGTGGAAGCTCAGACTCAGCGAACCGAGCGACACCCCGGAACCCCCGCGCTCGCTCGACCAGCTTCCGGCAGCCGACCTGAAACGCGCACTTGCGTCGTAA
- a CDS encoding DUF7115 domain-containing protein translates to MNLPDLVNQHLGDEQAAASVHLGGDDRVYITLTRTLVYRAEGLLSDETVEEFSHNVERLSIASGRRKDKFELEYIDGKETFTVPGKRTDDILQSLMAGILSVSGVMDGDETLAAVYRFSELTFVVTSKRVVKHVGQAVWDADFEEYPFADITGLSFEDGSVATSIVIERNGRPERIKCPNEQARVVRQTLEKELFDFYDVASLAEFNTVVAPDEEEDAETERADTNFEQSGLKPLGSGSASQSPPDPTPDQTPEESQATSGTTATSMFEETEAEPIQEPAAAPTDVASADSADVQAQLADLTAVVEQQSALLEQQQVLLEQLIDELSRGR, encoded by the coding sequence ATGAATCTGCCAGACCTCGTCAACCAGCACCTCGGGGACGAGCAGGCCGCGGCCAGCGTTCACCTCGGTGGTGACGACCGCGTCTACATCACCCTGACCCGGACGCTCGTCTACCGCGCGGAGGGGCTTTTGAGCGACGAAACGGTCGAGGAGTTCAGCCACAACGTCGAACGGCTCTCGATTGCGAGCGGCCGCCGCAAGGACAAGTTCGAACTGGAGTACATCGACGGCAAGGAGACGTTCACCGTCCCGGGCAAGCGCACGGACGACATTTTGCAGTCGCTCATGGCGGGCATCCTCTCGGTCTCGGGCGTCATGGACGGCGACGAGACGCTCGCGGCGGTGTATCGCTTCAGCGAACTCACCTTCGTCGTCACGAGCAAGCGCGTGGTGAAACACGTCGGGCAGGCCGTCTGGGACGCAGATTTCGAGGAGTATCCCTTTGCCGACATCACCGGCCTCTCGTTCGAGGACGGCAGCGTCGCCACGTCCATCGTCATCGAGCGAAACGGGCGACCAGAGCGCATCAAGTGCCCGAACGAGCAAGCCCGCGTGGTCCGACAGACGCTCGAAAAGGAACTGTTCGACTTCTACGACGTGGCTTCGCTCGCGGAGTTCAACACGGTCGTCGCCCCCGACGAGGAGGAGGATGCAGAGACGGAACGCGCAGATACCAACTTCGAACAGAGCGGGCTGAAGCCACTCGGAAGTGGGAGCGCGAGCCAGTCTCCGCCAGACCCAACTCCCGACCAGACACCCGAGGAGTCACAGGCGACGAGCGGCACAACGGCCACGTCGATGTTCGAAGAGACAGAGGCAGAGCCGATTCAGGAGCCAGCCGCCGCGCCCACGGACGTGGCAAGCGCAGACAGTGCGGATGTCCAGGCCCAACTCGCAGACCTGACGGCCGTCGTCGAACAGCAAAGCGCGCTCTTAGAACAACAACAGGTGCTCTTAGAACAGCTCATCGACGAACTCAGTCGCGGCCGGTAA